Proteins found in one Salvia splendens isolate huo1 chromosome 10, SspV2, whole genome shotgun sequence genomic segment:
- the LOC121750988 gene encoding probable receptor-like serine/threonine-protein kinase At5g57670 gives MRYIRTGSLKRLFSLKRHAFEEDLQDEKPPESLQKPTWKCYSYDEISSATNAFSADNMVGKGGFAEVYRGVLQNGQAIAVKRLTKAPNDERKEKEFLTEIGTLAHVSHPNVTPLLGCCIDNGLYLIFHFSSKGSVASLLHDEKLPALDWTTRYKIAIGTAKGIHYLHNNCPRRIIHRDIKSSNILLDEDFEPQISDFGLAKWLPSQWSHHSIAPIEGTFGHLAPEYFMHGVVDEKTDVFAFGVFLLELVSGKRPVDSSHQSLHSWAKPILSRGDLKEVIDPRLGDDYNIVHLSRLAFAASLCIRASPIWRPTITEVVEVISSEEEIDPEKWKIPEEEEDREEFWGFEDLECECEYECNTSSSSNSQHDDSISTGSSYNRRNKCY, from the exons ATGAGATACATTCGGACAGGGAGCTTGAAGAGGCTCTTCTCCCTCAAACGCCACGCCTTCGAGGAAGACTTGCAAGACGAGAAGCCCCCGGAGAGTCTCCAGAAGCCCACGTGGAAATGCTACTCGTACGACGAAATCTCCTCCGCCACCAACGCCTTCTCCGCGGATAACATGGTGGGGAAGGGCGGGTTCGCAGAGGTCTACAGAGGAGTTCTTCAAAACGGGCAGGCAATCGCGGTGAAGCGCCTGACCAAGGCCCCAAACGACGAGCGGAAAGAGAAGGAGTTCTTGACCGAAATCGGAACCTTAGCACACGTTTCCCATCCCAACGTCACGCCCCTCCTCGGCTGCTGCATCGACAACGGCCTTTACCTCATTTTCCACTTCTCCTCCAAAGGCTCTGTTGCTTCTCTTCTTCATG ATGAGAAACTGCCTGCATTGGACTGGACAACAAGGTACAAAATTGCAATTGGAACTGCAAAAGGGATACACTATTTACACAACAATTGTCCAAGGAGAATAATTCACAGAGACATTAAGTCTTCCAATATTTTACTAGATGAAGATTTTGAGCCACAG ATATCAGATTTCGGGCTAGCAAAATGGCTTCCGTCGCAATGGAGCCATCACTCCATTGCTCCAATAGAAGGAACATTTGG GCATTTGGCACCGGAGTATTTCATGCACGGAGTTGTGGACGAGAAGACAGACGTGTTTGCGTTCGGTGTATTCTTGCTAGAGCTTGTTTCTGGCAAGAGGCCTGTTGATAGTTCCCACCAAAGCTTGCATAGCTGG GCCAAGCCTATACTGAGCCGAGGAGATTTGAAAGAGGTCATTGATCCGAGGCTCGGTGACGACTACAACATCGTCCACCTCAGCCGGCTCGCCTTTGCAGCCTCTCTCTGCATACGCGCGTCTCCAATTTGGCGCCCCACCATTACTGAg GTGGTGGAGGTTATATCATCGGAGGAGGAAATCGACCCCGAGAAATGGAAAATTccggaggaagaagaagaccgTGAAGAGTTCTGGGGGTTCGAGGATCTTGAGTGCGAATGTGAATATGAATGCAACACCTCTTCATCTTCAAACTCCCAACACGACGACTCGATCTCAACAGGGAGTTCGTACAATAGGAGGAACAAGTGTTATTAG
- the LOC121750716 gene encoding U4/U6.U5 small nuclear ribonucleoprotein 27 kDa protein-like: MSDRRDRDRDRNRDRDRDRKRIRDDRDLDRDRDRDRDRDRSRRSHSRTPDRTRSRHTRSRTRSPDERDRHRHRHRHHRSRSRSRSPTSPTRKRLKDNVVLKDKDDAVSKDKKQKENASAGIDDGNKDLDLMDEDEMEMMKMFGIPAGFDSTKGKPVAGNDVGAVRKVTKRQPRQYMNRRGGFNRPLPPERNR, from the coding sequence ATGAGCGACCGCCGCGACAGGGACAGAGATAGAAACAGAGACCGAGATCGTGACCGGAAAAGAATCCGCGACGACCGTGACCTCGATCGCGATCGCGACCGAGACCGTGACCGCGACCGCAGCAGACGCTCCCACTCTCGCACGCCCGACCGAACCAGATCCCGCCACACACGCTCCCGAACTCGTTCTCCCGACGAAAGggaccgccaccgccaccgacACCGCCACCACCGCTCTCGCTCTCGCTCTCGCTCCCCTACCTCCCCTACTCGTAAGCGCCTCAAGGACAACGTCGTTCTCAAGGACAAGGACGACGCCGTTTCGAAGGATAAGAAGCAGAAGGAGAACGCCTCTGCTGGAATTGATGATGGCAACAAGGATCTGGATCTGATGGATGAGGATGAgatggagatgatgaagatgttcGGCATTCCAGCGGGGTTCGATTCCACCAAGGGGAAGCCGGTGGCAGGAAACGACGTCGGTGCGGTGAGGAAAGTCACGAAGCGGCAGCCACGCCAGTACATGAACCGCCGCGGCGGATTCAATCGCCCTCTCCCTCCCGAGCGTAATCGTTGA
- the LOC121750491 gene encoding replication protein A 32 kDa subunit A-like — protein MMFESSQFDSTPGFVSSQTADPSPSSAKTRDAQPMYPVTVKQIVEATPSDGDKSDILIDGISVYNVKLVGMVFDKTAKVTDVSFVIDDGTGRIGCKRWVNDAQDTQEVEELTDGIYVRVHGHLSSYKGKKEIVLYAIRPVKGYNEIAYHFVECAHAHCTNTKLQKNGSVTLASSTATTPNNGQQAITSSQVSQDHSMDGLGSIDKMVLDYLQLPTSNAKEQGIHRNEIAQKLKISQEKIAETMESLESEGLVYSTIDEFHYKSVSA, from the exons ATGATGTTCGAGAGCAGCCAATTCGACTCCACGCCCGGCTTCGTCTCTTCGCAGACCGCCGATCCATCTCCCTCCTCTGCCAAG ACTCGAGATGCCCAGCCGATGTATCCGGTAACGGTGAAGCAAATCGTGGAGGCGACTCCATCGGACGGCGACAAGTCGGATATCCTCATCGACGGCATCAGCGTCTACAAT GTGAAATTGGTGGGAATGGTATTTGACAAAACAGCAAAGGTTACTGATGTATCATTCGTGATTGATGATGGTACAGGGCGTATTGGCTGCAAGAGATG GGTTAATGATGCACAGGACACTCAGGAAGTGGAGGAATTAAC AGATGGGATTTATGTACGAGTTCATGGCCATTTGAGCAGTTATAAAGGGAAAAAGGAAATTGTTCTTTATGCCATCAG gcccgtgAAAGGTTACAATGAGATCGCATACCATTTCGTTGAATGTGCTCATGCTCACTGTACAAACACCAAATTACAG AAGAATGGTTCTGTTACTTTAGCTTCGTCAACTGCCACTACTCCTAACAATGGGCAGCAAGCCATCACGTCAAGTCAA GTTTCTCAAGACCACAGCATGGATGGACTAGGGAGCATCGACAAGATGGTTTTGGACTATCTCCAACTGCCCACATCTAA TGCAAAGGAACAGGGCATCCATCGGAATGAAATCGCTCAAAAACTAAAAATCTCCCAGGAAAAGATTGC AGAAACAATGGAATCTCTTGAATCAGAAGGGCTGGTGTACTCAACCATTGACGAATTCCACTACAAGTCAGTCTCAGCATGA